One Glandiceps talaboti chromosome 2, keGlaTala1.1, whole genome shotgun sequence genomic region harbors:
- the LOC144453431 gene encoding uncharacterized protein LOC144453431, whose protein sequence is MAKTDLADAFRHVLVRQQDWELLGSTWFFQHPSTGESQRFYVFDMFLPFGLRSSPALFNEFADGLHFAIQQKGVEALLHYLDDFFTCGPPDTDVCYSNLDNILQVSADLGFSINAQKTIHPTPVMEFLGIILDSIKMEARISEQRLRDTLVELEGWKHRRTASKRDLLSIVGKLSFISRVCKPGRTL, encoded by the coding sequence ATGGCCAAAACAGATCTTGCCGATGCATTTAGACATGTATTAGTTAGACAGCAGGACTGGGAATTATTAGGTTCTACTTGGTTTTTTCAGCATCCGTCAACTGGTGAGTCACAACGTTTTTATGTCTTCGATATGTTTCTTCCTTTCGGCTTGCGTAGTTCCCCAGCTTTATTCAATGAATTTGCGGATGGTTTACATTTTGCAATACAGCAAAAAGGTGTTGAAgcattacttcattatcttgaTGATTTTTTCACTTGTGGTCCACCTGATACAGAtgtttgttattcaaatttagATAATATTTTACAAGTTTCCGCAGATTTAGGGTTCTCTATAAATGCTCAGAAAACTATACATCCTACTCCAGTCATGGAATTTTTGGGGATTATACTCGATAGTATCAAGATGGAAGCGCGAATTTCTGAACAACGTCTTCGTGATACATTGGTTGAACTTGAGGGTTGGAAGCACCGCAGAACAGCATCAAAACGCGATTTGTTGTCTATAGTTGGAAAATTAAGTTTTATATCCCGAGTGTGTAAACCTGGTCGTACTCTCTAA